Proteins found in one Fulvitalea axinellae genomic segment:
- a CDS encoding AraC family transcriptional regulator, with protein MKFYEKEVNRIKKSCFSNRRQVETVRRLRRYIELNYGEELCLESMSRASYVSKFHLLRLFKKLYGRTPNQYLTEIRMEKAKEFLAKGMSATDACFAVGFDSLGSFGVLFKRKTGFSPAQYRKSNFRED; from the coding sequence ATGAAGTTTTACGAAAAAGAAGTCAACCGGATAAAAAAGTCATGCTTTTCCAATCGCCGACAAGTCGAAACGGTAAGGAGGCTTAGGCGATATATCGAACTTAATTATGGCGAAGAGCTTTGTCTTGAGAGTATGTCCAGGGCTAGCTACGTGTCAAAATTTCATCTGCTGAGGCTTTTTAAGAAACTCTACGGGCGAACTCCGAACCAATACCTTACGGAAATCAGGATGGAAAAAGCCAAAGAATTTTTGGCGAAAGGAATGTCGGCTACGGACGCCTGTTTCGCGGTGGGTTTTGACAGTTTGGGCTCGTTTGGGGTATTGTTCAAACGGAAAACGGGATTTTCGCCCGCCCAATACCGGAAAAGCAATTTTCGAGAAGATTAG
- a CDS encoding helix-turn-helix domain-containing protein, protein MRIRLILCVILFLSGFAPVSLFGQLRYISEEEGLPSNQVLDLLQDSQGYLWIATSDGVSRFDGVKHQAFLSGRPVQGLAEASGKMMLMTERGLYSVALESGALDSLTQQESIKSPNARFVLDKGFEGKAVALDTVKGTWAFAKVEALDSCRTKALRGRSGRFARDASGGWLADGKGSLLHFDNAGNLLETVSLKGKGVINDIEAGLGRVWLATGWQGVWEYRTETGRWKQLLPKRYLSYFSRRVERLMLDDSGCLWVGTASRGVFVYEVPRYEGTYLVSAEAKNGESYINSICEDKYGNVWAGSSGGGLKKIDKANGKLIDIPGFAPNVDALETVGDTLWVGGRLGTLGRLLITGNTFRPIAKNFFEGEGLYQVKADALGTVWVTTVRGLYRHNAERDEFEFVRPGHRFDFFPGKPFVSVYGNLVIMGEDTIRQNDTYISFVGGVSKGELLLGTSNGLGELNLKSGRVRFLDGSEAPKEVVSVVRTEGPSIWVGTRQDLYRLDTDDKAYFRYTFTDSFDGRCFNPKTGTRGADGTLWFGTNGGVLKISEDTSVAVSGRKYRLDSEILAEGRRIEARLKLLSFRRQEQNLYRYRLAGVDSAWKEARGFAVTAVYDSLRTGEYTFEAQAWDGEGFGKSDKISYTFKVKGGGDSMALIVGGCVLLLLSALGGYRMVWAGQKKKEREKTKAQTNPTSQEQTEKPVAQEEESAADEDFVHRIDEILEKELDNAEFSLNDLYKALNVSKSHCYRIVKQCTDMSPNEYVRNYRLDRAAQMLNQGKLNVNEVAYATGYNSPSYFSKCFKDKFGISPSSYLRNLEAEGAGESPRIS, encoded by the coding sequence ATGCGGATACGATTAATACTGTGCGTTATATTGTTTTTGTCGGGATTTGCTCCCGTTTCCTTATTTGGACAGCTACGCTATATAAGTGAGGAAGAAGGCTTGCCCTCAAACCAAGTTTTGGACTTGCTCCAAGACTCACAAGGGTATTTATGGATAGCGACCAGCGACGGCGTATCGCGCTTCGACGGCGTGAAGCATCAGGCTTTTCTTTCCGGCAGGCCCGTGCAAGGGTTGGCCGAAGCCTCAGGGAAAATGATGCTGATGACCGAACGCGGGCTGTATTCGGTGGCGCTGGAAAGCGGAGCGTTGGATTCCCTCACCCAACAGGAAAGCATTAAGAGCCCGAACGCCCGCTTTGTGCTGGACAAAGGTTTTGAGGGAAAAGCCGTGGCCTTGGATACGGTAAAAGGAACTTGGGCTTTCGCCAAGGTTGAGGCTTTGGATTCGTGCAGAACAAAAGCTCTACGCGGACGTTCGGGACGTTTCGCCCGTGACGCCTCAGGCGGATGGTTGGCCGACGGCAAAGGCAGCCTGCTCCATTTTGACAATGCCGGGAATCTTCTCGAAACAGTCAGCCTGAAAGGCAAGGGCGTAATCAACGACATTGAGGCTGGCTTGGGCCGGGTATGGCTCGCTACCGGCTGGCAAGGGGTATGGGAATACCGCACGGAAACCGGACGCTGGAAACAGCTTTTGCCTAAGCGCTACCTAAGCTATTTCAGCAGAAGAGTGGAGCGCCTGATGCTCGACGACTCGGGTTGCCTTTGGGTAGGTACGGCCAGCCGGGGCGTGTTTGTATATGAGGTCCCCCGTTATGAAGGAACGTATCTGGTGTCTGCCGAAGCGAAAAACGGCGAGAGCTATATTAATTCCATTTGCGAAGACAAATACGGCAACGTCTGGGCGGGAAGCTCGGGTGGAGGCCTCAAGAAAATAGACAAAGCCAACGGCAAACTGATTGACATCCCCGGCTTTGCGCCAAACGTAGACGCCTTGGAAACCGTAGGCGACACGCTCTGGGTAGGTGGCCGTTTGGGTACGCTGGGACGGCTGTTGATAACCGGAAACACTTTCCGGCCTATCGCCAAAAACTTCTTTGAGGGCGAAGGGCTTTACCAAGTAAAAGCCGACGCTTTGGGAACGGTATGGGTAACGACCGTCCGAGGGCTGTACCGCCACAATGCCGAGCGGGACGAATTCGAATTCGTAAGGCCCGGACACCGTTTCGACTTTTTCCCCGGAAAGCCGTTCGTAAGCGTTTACGGCAACTTGGTGATAATGGGCGAAGACACCATTAGGCAAAACGACACCTATATTTCTTTTGTGGGAGGAGTTAGCAAGGGCGAACTGTTGTTGGGAACCAGCAACGGCCTCGGTGAGCTGAACCTCAAGTCGGGACGGGTGCGTTTTCTGGACGGCTCCGAGGCGCCTAAAGAGGTGGTCTCGGTAGTGAGGACCGAAGGCCCGAGCATCTGGGTGGGAACCAGACAGGACCTCTACCGCCTTGATACCGACGACAAGGCCTACTTCAGGTACACCTTTACGGACAGCTTTGACGGGCGATGCTTTAACCCCAAAACGGGAACGCGTGGAGCGGACGGCACCTTATGGTTCGGGACGAACGGCGGAGTTCTTAAGATTAGCGAAGACACGTCCGTAGCGGTATCGGGCCGGAAGTATAGGCTGGATTCGGAAATATTGGCCGAAGGCCGACGAATCGAAGCCCGGCTGAAGCTGTTATCGTTCAGAAGGCAGGAACAAAACCTTTACAGATATCGCTTGGCGGGCGTCGACTCCGCATGGAAAGAAGCCAGGGGCTTTGCCGTCACCGCCGTTTACGATAGCCTTCGGACTGGCGAATACACCTTCGAGGCGCAGGCTTGGGACGGCGAGGGATTCGGCAAATCGGACAAAATATCTTATACCTTTAAGGTAAAAGGCGGTGGCGACTCCATGGCCCTGATAGTGGGCGGTTGCGTTTTGCTGTTGTTGTCCGCTTTGGGCGGGTACCGGATGGTGTGGGCCGGCCAAAAGAAAAAGGAAAGAGAGAAAACCAAAGCGCAGACAAACCCTACGTCACAGGAACAAACAGAAAAACCGGTGGCGCAGGAAGAGGAAAGCGCCGCCGACGAGGATTTTGTACATAGGATAGACGAAATCCTTGAAAAGGAACTGGACAACGCCGAGTTCTCGCTCAACGACCTTTACAAGGCCCTTAACGTCAGCAAGTCCCACTGTTACCGGATAGTGAAACAGTGTACGGATATGTCGCCAAACGAGTATGTCCGGAACTATAGGCTCGACCGCGCGGCGCAGATGCTCAACCAAGGCAAGCTGAACGTAAACGAGGTGGCTTACGCTACGGGCTACAACAGCCCGTCATATTTCAGCAAGTGTTTTAAGGATAAGTTCGGCATTTCGCCTTCGAGTTACCTGAGAAACCTGGAAGCCGAAGGGGCCGGTGAGTCCCCGCGCATTTCCTGA
- a CDS encoding VOC family protein encodes MKISILSIPVRDQEKAFRFYTEKLGFVKKIDMPLEDGNRWLTLVAEEDQMGPELLLEPSAKDFEPTKVYQKALYEAGIPVTQFNVKSVRDEYERLLPLGVKFSVEPTEMGTAVIAVFDDTCGNYIQIVEVI; translated from the coding sequence ATGAAGATAAGCATACTGAGTATCCCCGTGCGGGACCAAGAAAAGGCCTTTAGGTTTTATACCGAAAAGTTGGGGTTTGTAAAGAAAATCGATATGCCTTTGGAAGACGGAAACCGCTGGCTTACGCTCGTGGCCGAAGAGGACCAAATGGGCCCTGAACTTTTGTTGGAACCGTCGGCAAAGGATTTTGAGCCTACCAAAGTATATCAGAAAGCGTTGTATGAGGCGGGTATTCCCGTTACCCAATTTAACGTAAAGAGCGTGCGGGACGAGTACGAAAGGCTATTGCCCCTTGGCGTGAAGTTCAGCGTAGAGCCAACGGAAATGGGCACGGCGGTGATTGCGGTATTTGATGATACATGCGGGAATTATATCCAGATTGTGGAGGTCATATAA
- the miaA gene encoding tRNA (adenosine(37)-N6)-dimethylallyltransferase MiaA — protein sequence MSEKDTLITILGPTASGKTALATKLAALVNGEIISADSRQVYRGMDIGTGKDLDEYEVDGLKIPYHLIDIVEPSYEYNVFEFQKHCLKAYSDICGRGNTPILCGGTGMYIESVMKGYRLVEVPENPELRAFLSTFSNEELVDRLKTLREVHNTTDSVNRDRIIRAIEIESYQKSHPEAVNDFPEINHKIFGIQIERETLKQRITERLKARLANGMVEEVEDLLEKGFTAEQLKFYGLEYKFVTQFATGELNRNDMFQKLNSAIHAFAKRQMTWFRKMEREGRQIHWIDGLRSDNDKLREVLSLCVKN from the coding sequence ATGAGCGAAAAAGACACCCTGATCACGATACTGGGCCCCACGGCCTCGGGCAAGACGGCCTTGGCCACCAAACTGGCCGCGCTGGTCAACGGCGAAATCATCAGCGCCGATTCCAGGCAAGTGTACCGAGGCATGGATATCGGTACGGGAAAAGATTTGGACGAATACGAAGTTGACGGGTTGAAAATACCCTATCACCTGATTGACATCGTGGAGCCCAGCTACGAGTATAATGTTTTCGAATTCCAGAAACATTGCCTCAAAGCGTACTCCGATATCTGCGGCCGTGGCAATACGCCTATACTCTGCGGAGGGACGGGCATGTATATAGAATCCGTGATGAAGGGTTATCGCTTGGTAGAGGTACCCGAGAATCCGGAACTGCGCGCATTTCTTTCCACCTTTTCAAACGAAGAGCTGGTGGATAGGCTCAAAACCCTCCGCGAAGTGCACAACACCACCGACAGCGTCAACCGCGACCGCATTATCCGGGCCATAGAGATCGAAAGCTACCAGAAATCACATCCAGAAGCCGTCAACGATTTTCCGGAGATAAATCACAAGATATTCGGGATACAGATTGAGCGGGAAACCCTGAAACAGCGCATCACCGAAAGGCTCAAAGCCCGCTTGGCAAACGGCATGGTGGAGGAAGTGGAAGACTTGTTAGAAAAAGGTTTTACGGCCGAACAGCTGAAATTCTACGGTTTGGAATACAAATTCGTCACCCAATTCGCCACTGGCGAACTAAACCGCAACGATATGTTCCAGAAGCTCAATTCCGCCATCCACGCCTTCGCCAAAAGGCAGATGACCTGGTTTAGGAAAATGGAACGGGAGGGACGACAAATCCATTGGATAGACGGCTTGAGAAGCGATAATGATAAACTGAGGGAAGTGTTGAGTTTGTGTGTCAAAAACTAA
- a CDS encoding HD domain-containing protein → MIRDELKGLLGFIEKAEGLKREMRHSWLSDRRRESVAEHTWRMSLMAIMLKDKLSVDVNLEKVLKMVIVHDLVEIEAGDVSALDQLRDPAIRENKAKKELAAIENIRTELGQGLGEEFYRLWMEFEERETNEAKFSNALDKLEVQIQHNQAPLDTWEEIEFEMLYMMDKHVAFDENLRLFKDEIVREAEDKMKHQGIISEKYRPKSADE, encoded by the coding sequence ATGATAAGAGATGAATTAAAAGGGCTCTTGGGTTTTATCGAAAAAGCGGAGGGTCTGAAAAGGGAGATGAGGCACAGTTGGTTGTCTGACAGGCGTCGGGAGAGTGTGGCTGAGCATACTTGGAGAATGTCGTTGATGGCGATTATGCTCAAGGATAAATTGAGCGTGGACGTTAACTTGGAGAAGGTGCTGAAGATGGTCATTGTTCATGATTTGGTAGAAATTGAGGCCGGTGACGTTTCCGCTTTGGATCAGCTTCGGGATCCCGCTATTAGGGAAAATAAGGCTAAAAAAGAACTTGCTGCTATCGAGAATATCAGGACGGAGCTTGGGCAGGGCTTGGGAGAAGAATTCTACAGGCTTTGGATGGAATTTGAAGAAAGGGAAACGAACGAGGCCAAATTTTCGAACGCTTTGGACAAATTGGAAGTCCAGATTCAGCATAACCAGGCTCCACTTGACACTTGGGAAGAGATTGAGTTTGAGATGCTGTATATGATGGACAAACACGTGGCTTTTGATGAGAATCTTCGCTTGTTCAAAGACGAAATAGTGAGAGAGGCTGAGGACAAGATGAAACATCAAGGAATCATTTCTGAGAAGTACAGGCCAAAATCAGCAGACGAATAA
- a CDS encoding IS5 family transposase, with amino-acid sequence MIKTSSSQLSIEGFLDPEIGRLNPENRWVKLANSIPWAELGLVYESKMSTGKGSPCKPARLVIGALIVKHKLNVSDAEAIEQIKENPYLQYFVGLGSFTTEKAFDPSLFTTVRKRLGYGDFNRMSSLLQHEGIRIAEGDRDEGSKDGHSGDAEDDKRVVSCDATVAPQEIPYPTDLGLLATARVQSEKIIDLLWPVARDSGLSKKPRTYRDKAHREYVGATRKKRKGAEFWRVCARRQLNYLERNLRHIDSLIEANKGVIRLKSRFLKILMVLHEIARQQSLMLETGANRVDGRIVNVFQPHVRPIVRGKNGSDTEFGAKLSVSLHEGYSYLDKAQWDAYYEGDAEVIRGHIDSFGERNPEMKLGKFVGDKIYGNRNARQTMSGAGVEFVGSPLGRPPSSPEKIRERKENRALHQRHRSRAEGKFGEVKRGLGLDKIQARRADTSLSWIACIFFVANLKRFQSEIFFDLVFLSWKYGIWLQDGEKKQEKTVWQNILAG; translated from the coding sequence ATGATCAAGACAAGTTCCTCGCAATTGAGTATAGAAGGTTTTTTGGACCCGGAAATAGGGCGCCTTAACCCGGAAAACAGATGGGTGAAGTTGGCCAACTCCATCCCCTGGGCGGAATTGGGTTTGGTCTACGAATCGAAAATGTCGACGGGCAAGGGCAGTCCGTGCAAACCGGCCCGGCTGGTCATCGGCGCGCTGATCGTGAAGCATAAGCTGAACGTTTCGGACGCCGAGGCGATAGAACAAATCAAAGAAAATCCGTATCTCCAGTATTTCGTGGGACTCGGCTCGTTCACCACGGAAAAGGCCTTTGACCCTTCGCTGTTCACGACGGTCCGCAAGCGGCTCGGGTACGGGGATTTTAACAGGATGAGTTCGCTTTTGCAACACGAGGGGATCCGTATTGCGGAGGGCGATCGGGATGAAGGGTCCAAAGACGGGCATTCCGGGGACGCCGAAGATGACAAGCGGGTTGTCTCCTGCGACGCGACGGTGGCGCCGCAAGAGATTCCATACCCCACGGACCTTGGGCTGTTGGCTACGGCGAGGGTGCAGTCGGAGAAAATCATCGACCTCCTTTGGCCCGTCGCCAGGGATTCCGGTTTATCCAAAAAGCCCCGGACTTACCGGGATAAAGCCCATAGGGAATATGTCGGGGCGACGAGAAAAAAGAGGAAAGGAGCCGAATTCTGGCGCGTGTGCGCACGCCGACAGCTGAATTATCTGGAACGGAACCTACGGCATATCGACAGCCTCATAGAGGCCAACAAGGGCGTTATACGCCTAAAAAGCAGGTTTTTGAAGATTCTGATGGTGCTTCACGAAATCGCCAGGCAACAGTCGCTCATGCTGGAGACCGGTGCCAACAGGGTGGACGGCCGCATCGTGAACGTCTTCCAGCCCCATGTCCGGCCGATAGTCCGGGGCAAAAACGGAAGCGACACCGAGTTCGGCGCCAAATTGTCCGTAAGCCTTCACGAAGGCTATTCCTATCTGGACAAGGCGCAATGGGACGCTTACTACGAGGGTGACGCGGAAGTGATCCGCGGGCACATCGACAGTTTCGGGGAGAGAAACCCGGAAATGAAGCTCGGCAAATTCGTCGGGGACAAGATTTACGGAAACAGGAACGCCCGGCAGACCATGTCCGGCGCGGGTGTGGAATTCGTGGGCTCCCCGTTGGGAAGGCCTCCCTCAAGTCCCGAAAAAATCAGGGAACGCAAGGAAAACCGGGCGCTTCACCAACGGCACCGAAGCAGGGCGGAAGGAAAATTCGGGGAAGTGAAACGGGGACTCGGATTGGACAAAATACAGGCAAGGAGAGCGGACACTTCGCTTTCATGGATCGCCTGCATTTTCTTCGTGGCCAACTTGAAAAGATTTCAGAGCGAAATCTTTTTTGACCTTGTTTTCTTGAGCTGGAAATACGGGATATGGCTTCAAGACGGCGAAAAGAAACAGGAAAAGACTGTCTGGCAAAATATCCTAGCTGGGTAG
- a CDS encoding OmpL47-type beta-barrel domain-containing protein — protein MNKFFTLALALLVSGHFSTAQNQKISSPRIYRDSADVLYWNKKIPVYVRLSSTPDGVGELLKKEDMSKPSPYYFDTEGPNYIRTRWATDAQGNTISPKKEVLWPVEADGLPPVSRANFLYSKKHVRAEKVYYDGSLRVKLSARDAVSGVDSVMYSMDGNEYGLYTGVIPVPAHGDHVLRMYAIDKVGNTEKAKKGGNRKFFVDTAPPKTTHSVKGPHVDNILSPKAKILLNGTDPDSGLKRIGYGLGTASERNYIQPILLVRQPEGDEKLTYHGEDHVGNKEANNTFNFYLDRTAPVTTFSFDKDEYVSPKNYRFVSGRSQLALSAEDNKAGVAGTTFMLDSEHEEVYGQPVKAKYLSQELHTMYFYSTDKVENREKNKRVSFFVDKTKPVLEFRTSGPSVERKDTVFVRSITKVHLKASDPGKVASGVKSVNYFDNGEEHKYGGPFSFDEPYAHKLKVVVTDQVNNVDDFSKTYFVDDFAPEIFCHFSTEPISEKLYPNHVVLYLAGEDKHVGNDLIYYSINGDAEKLYTHPIRYFKAGKKIRIKIRALDYLGNEAVKTIKFSTEK, from the coding sequence ATGAATAAATTCTTTACTCTAGCCTTAGCTTTATTGGTTTCGGGGCATTTTTCTACCGCCCAAAACCAAAAAATATCCTCTCCTAGAATCTACCGTGACTCGGCGGACGTATTGTATTGGAATAAGAAAATTCCGGTGTACGTACGTCTTTCCTCTACTCCTGACGGTGTGGGGGAACTGTTGAAAAAAGAAGATATGAGCAAGCCTTCGCCGTATTATTTCGATACCGAGGGCCCGAACTATATTCGTACGCGTTGGGCTACCGACGCCCAAGGAAATACCATTTCTCCGAAGAAGGAAGTGCTTTGGCCGGTGGAAGCGGATGGCTTGCCTCCTGTAAGCAGGGCGAATTTCTTGTATTCGAAAAAACATGTTAGAGCGGAAAAGGTGTACTATGACGGATCCTTGCGGGTGAAACTGAGCGCCAGAGATGCGGTTTCTGGAGTGGATTCGGTAATGTACTCAATGGACGGCAACGAATACGGCTTGTATACAGGTGTGATTCCGGTACCGGCCCACGGTGATCACGTGTTGAGAATGTACGCAATAGACAAGGTGGGTAATACTGAAAAAGCCAAGAAAGGCGGTAACCGGAAGTTTTTTGTGGATACCGCTCCGCCAAAGACTACCCATAGCGTTAAAGGCCCCCACGTTGACAATATCCTTTCTCCGAAAGCGAAGATATTGTTGAATGGTACGGATCCGGATTCCGGTCTTAAGCGAATTGGTTACGGTTTGGGGACGGCTTCAGAAAGGAATTACATCCAGCCTATTTTGCTGGTAAGACAGCCTGAAGGAGATGAAAAACTGACTTACCACGGCGAAGACCATGTAGGCAACAAGGAAGCGAACAACACTTTTAATTTTTATCTGGACCGTACGGCGCCGGTTACGACATTTTCCTTTGATAAGGACGAATACGTGAGCCCGAAAAACTATCGTTTCGTTTCTGGGCGTAGTCAGTTAGCTCTCAGCGCTGAAGATAATAAAGCTGGTGTGGCGGGAACGACATTTATGCTGGACAGCGAACATGAGGAAGTCTACGGCCAGCCAGTTAAGGCGAAATACCTGTCGCAGGAGTTACATACGATGTATTTTTATTCTACTGACAAGGTTGAAAACAGGGAGAAGAACAAGAGGGTAAGCTTTTTCGTCGACAAGACTAAGCCCGTATTGGAATTTCGTACTTCTGGCCCTTCGGTGGAGCGCAAGGACACTGTGTTTGTGCGCAGTATCACAAAGGTACACTTAAAGGCTTCGGATCCGGGAAAAGTGGCGTCAGGCGTAAAGTCTGTGAATTATTTCGATAATGGCGAAGAACATAAATACGGTGGCCCGTTTTCGTTTGACGAACCTTATGCCCATAAGCTAAAGGTGGTGGTGACGGACCAGGTCAACAATGTGGATGATTTTTCGAAAACATATTTCGTGGACGACTTCGCTCCCGAGATCTTTTGCCACTTCAGCACGGAGCCTATTTCCGAAAAACTGTACCCGAACCATGTGGTGCTTTACCTTGCGGGCGAAGACAAACACGTGGGCAACGACCTTATTTATTACTCCATCAACGGTGACGCCGAGAAGCTTTATACCCACCCTATTAGGTATTTCAAAGCGGGTAAAAAGATCAGGATCAAAATCCGGGCATTGGATTACCTAGGTAATGAAGCCGTGAAAACGATTAAGTTTAGTACGGAAAAATAA
- a CDS encoding adenine phosphoribosyltransferase, with product MSEKITLEELKSSFRDVIDFPKEGIVFKDITTALKRPEIFRHLVDELYEKYKDLGITKVVGIESRGFILGAALAYRLGAGFVLVRKEGKLPADTHKKSYALEYGSDTIEVHKDAIDKGETVLVHDDLLATGGTAAATLDLIKVFEPKKVYASFIIELAFLKGKDALGESEELDIFSLVSF from the coding sequence ATGAGCGAGAAAATAACGCTGGAGGAGCTTAAGTCCTCTTTCCGAGACGTGATCGATTTCCCTAAGGAAGGGATTGTTTTCAAGGATATTACAACGGCTCTCAAGCGCCCGGAGATTTTCAGGCACTTGGTGGACGAGCTTTATGAGAAATACAAGGATTTGGGCATCACCAAAGTGGTAGGCATTGAGTCTAGGGGATTTATCCTCGGGGCGGCTTTGGCTTATCGCCTTGGCGCGGGCTTCGTGTTGGTGCGTAAGGAAGGGAAACTTCCGGCCGATACCCACAAGAAATCATACGCTTTGGAGTATGGTTCCGACACTATTGAAGTGCACAAGGACGCCATCGACAAAGGCGAGACCGTACTTGTACACGACGACTTGTTGGCTACCGGCGGTACGGCCGCGGCTACTTTGGACTTGATCAAAGTGTTCGAACCGAAGAAAGTCTACGCGAGTTTCATCATCGAATTGGCGTTCCTCAAAGGAAAAGACGCCTTGGGCGAGAGCGAGGAACTTGACATATTCTCGTTGGTGAGCTTCTAA
- a CDS encoding isoprenylcysteine carboxylmethyltransferase family protein, whose product MALQEELNSQGAFLFKHRSNLPLLLLVSGILIKLYQEHTYVSHHPQSMLSGILESMAFVVGMLGLVIRAFTVGYTPKNTSGRNTDQGQVADSLNTTGMYSLIRNPLYLGNYLMWLGVAMLTGNVWFIAIFSLTFWIYYERIVFAEENFLRKKFGQHYLDWASKTAPFLPTSFRYKSPDTPFSWKKVLKKEKNGFFALFLVFFIFEASAEYAVNGTLRTEIDWLLIGTVASGIAYTILKYIKKYTGLLNEQGR is encoded by the coding sequence ATGGCGTTACAAGAAGAGTTGAACTCGCAAGGTGCGTTCTTGTTCAAACACAGAAGCAATCTGCCGTTGCTATTGTTGGTTTCCGGTATTCTTATCAAGCTTTACCAAGAACACACCTACGTTTCTCACCATCCACAATCAATGTTATCGGGAATACTGGAATCGATGGCGTTTGTGGTTGGTATGCTGGGCTTAGTCATCAGGGCTTTTACCGTGGGCTACACACCGAAAAACACCTCGGGTCGAAACACCGACCAAGGCCAAGTGGCCGACTCCCTAAACACCACCGGAATGTATTCGCTGATTCGCAACCCGCTGTATCTGGGCAACTACCTGATGTGGCTCGGCGTAGCGATGCTGACCGGAAACGTGTGGTTTATCGCTATTTTTTCGCTGACATTCTGGATTTACTACGAGCGGATTGTCTTTGCGGAAGAGAATTTCCTAAGAAAAAAATTCGGACAACATTACCTTGATTGGGCATCGAAAACGGCGCCTTTTCTCCCTACTTCTTTCCGCTACAAGAGCCCGGACACACCATTCAGCTGGAAGAAAGTGCTGAAAAAGGAAAAGAACGGATTCTTCGCGCTCTTCCTCGTGTTCTTCATCTTCGAGGCTTCCGCCGAATACGCCGTCAACGGAACGCTACGCACCGAAATCGACTGGCTGCTTATCGGCACCGTAGCTTCGGGAATAGCTTACACGATTCTCAAATACATCAAAAAATACACAGGCCTGCTCAATGAGCAAGGACGATGA